The DNA sequence AAATATATAAAAAAGAGCACCAAGGTCTATGCACATGACGAAAAGAACGAATATAAAACCGGTGAAAAGGTTATGATCGAAGAAACAAGACCCCTTTCAAAACTCAAGTGCTGGCGCGTGATAAGGAGGTTGTAATGATTCAGATATACTCAAGATTAAAGGTATGTGACAATACCGGTGCCCGAATAGCGATGTGCATCAGAGTCGCCGGAGGTTCGAAAAGAAGATACGGTTATATCGGAGATATCATCAATGTGACGATCAAAGACGCTATGCCGAACGCTCCGGTAAAAAAAGGCGACAAAGGAAAAGCGGTTATCGTAAGGACACGTAAAGAGCAGCGAAGGAACGACGGTTCCTATGTGAGATTCGATGATAATGCGTGTGTTCTGATCACCGAACAGAAAGAGCCCAAAGGTACAAGGGTATTCGGGCCGGTAGCGAGAGAATTAAGGGAAAAAGGATTTACGAAAATAATGTCGTTGGCGAGTGAAGTGGTGTAAAGGAATAATATGGTGAGAAAAAAGAAACAGCCAAAAAAAGAACAGAGACCGAAATTTCACATAAAGAAGGATGACCTTGTTGAAGTCATCAGTGGAGAAGAAAAAGGAAGACGCGGTCGGGTTCTGGAAATAATTCCGGGAAAACAGCAGGCGATTGTTGAAGGCATAAATCTTGTTAAAAAACACCAGCGTGCGAGATCGCAGACAAAACCGTCGGGAATCGTCAGCGTCCCCGGACCCCTGCATATCTCGAATCTCGTATTGATCTGTTCCAAGTGCGGAAAGAAGACGAAGATCAAAAAGGATAAAATAGAAAACAAAAGAGTAAGACTCTGTAAAAAGTGTGGAGAGATAATTGAATAAGAAAAGTAAGAAAGAATATATTCCAAGATTGAAATTATATTACGAAGAACAATTGAGAAAATCTTTGATGAAGGAACTGGGCTACAAGAATATCTACCAGGTTCCCGCCTTGAAGAAGATCGTCGCCAACGCCGGTATCGGTGAAGCGGTGAACGATCCCAAGATAATCGATATCATAAGAGCGGATATGGCGAAGATATTCGGTCAAAGACCTGTGCCGACGAAAGCAAAACGGCCGATATCGAATTTTAAAATAAGAAAGGGTATGACCATAGGTTTGAAAGTCACGCTGCGCGGTGCGCGTATGTATGAATTCTTTGATAGATTCGTGAATTTCGCCGCACCGAGAATAAGAGACTTCCGTGGTTTTTCAAGAAATTCATTCGACGGAAGAGGCTCATATAATCTGGGATTGACCGAACAGACCATCTTCCCGGAGATAGAATATGACAAGGTCAAAAAGGTCTTCGGAATGGACATCGCGATCGTCACCACCGCGGAAAAGGACGAAGACGCTCTGGCACTGCTTGAAGGCCTGGGCATGCCGTTCGAGAGAAAAAAGTAATCGAGGAGAGCTATGGCGAAGTTATGTTTGATCAACAAAGCAAAGAAAAAACCGAAATTTTCAACAAGAAGGTATAATCGTTGTTTCCGCTGCGGCAGGGCACGCGGCTATTACCGGAAATTCGGTCTTTGCCGCATCTGTCTGCGCGAACTTGCCTTAAAAGGTGAACTCCCGGGCGTAAGAAAAGCGACCTGGTAGTCTCTTCTGCCCGGGGCATCTCAAAAAAGACCGATACCGAATCACAAAACTCCAATCTTAAAACCGGTTGATAAAATATATAGTGGGAAGATCTTTATCCCGATTTCGGGATACTACAACTCACTTCGTCCCTGAAGCGCCCTGGACAGAGTCGTGATGTCGGCGAGGTCCAGATCACTGCCCATAGGCAGCCCCCGGGCGATACGCGTCACTTTCACACCCAGCGGTTTAACCATCCTGGCGATATACATTGCGGTAACATCACCCTCAGTTGTGGGGTTTGTAGCAATGATAACCTCTGAAACCTTCCGCGTCTTTATCCGCTCAACAAGTGATTCTATTCTGAGGTCGTCGGGACCGACATTATCAATGGGTGAAATGACTCCGTGGATGACATGATACAATCCCCGATATTCACTCGTCTTTTCAATAACCATAACATCAGAAGGTTGTTCCACAACACAAATATATTGTGAATCCCGGGAAGGAGCGCTGCAGATCTCGCAGGGATCCTGTTCCGAGAGATTATGACAGATCGAGCACTCCTTGAGATTGGTCCGTGCACGGACGATTGCATCAGCCAATTCCTGGACCTTCGCCTTATCCATCTTCTGAAGATAAAAAGCGAGTCTCTGAGCGGTCTTTCTGCCGACGCCGGGCAGCCATTGAAGTTTTTCGATCAAATCGGTCAACAGCGACATAACCTATTTTATCTATATTATTCAATAAGTCAATGTTATCCTGGAACCCAGAAACAGCATTCTTGACCCTTGACATAAGGATAATCAATATATATAATACTATAGTGATACGGATAGGTTCTGATTCCTGATGATAGGGAATCCTGGCTAAAAAGTGAAGAAATAGCCCTTAAGGAACCTCGCTTATCAGGTATGATAGGTATACAAAAAAAGGAGGCTTAATGAAAATCCTGGTTGGTATCCTTGTTATATTAACGATTGGTTTCAGTCATCCGATCTCTTTCGTCCATTACAAATTCGACCCCCTTGAGACAGAACCGACGATTCCCACAGAATTACGATTAGAACCTGACGCCCTAAGCAACTACTATTTGATTCAGTTCACCGGTCCGGTAAAGAATGTCTGGAAAAATGAAATCATCAAACACGGCGGCATTATCTACGATTATATCCCCCATTTCACCTTCATCGTCTCACTCAAAAACAGTGAGGTCGACAAACTCGAAAAATTACCTTTTGTCAGATGGATAGGATATTATCATCCTGCATACAAAATAAGCCCATATATCGGAAAGATGGAATACAAAGACCCGGCTCGCGCCAATGATCCGTGGCTCAACCTCCGG is a window from the candidate division WOR-3 bacterium genome containing:
- a CDS encoding 50S ribosomal protein L14, whose amino-acid sequence is MIQIYSRLKVCDNTGARIAMCIRVAGGSKRRYGYIGDIINVTIKDAMPNAPVKKGDKGKAVIVRTRKEQRRNDGSYVRFDDNACVLITEQKEPKGTRVFGPVARELREKGFTKIMSLASEVV
- a CDS encoding 30S ribosomal protein S17, which codes for MRKRKIGIIVSDKPEKTVVVKITHYVKHPLYKKYIKKSTKVYAHDEKNEYKTGEKVMIEETRPLSKLKCWRVIRRL
- the recR gene encoding recombination protein RecR — protein: MSLLTDLIEKLQWLPGVGRKTAQRLAFYLQKMDKAKVQELADAIVRARTNLKECSICHNLSEQDPCEICSAPSRDSQYICVVEQPSDVMVIEKTSEYRGLYHVIHGVISPIDNVGPDDLRIESLVERIKTRKVSEVIIATNPTTEGDVTAMYIARMVKPLGVKVTRIARGLPMGSDLDLADITTLSRALQGRSEL
- a CDS encoding 50S ribosomal protein L24 is translated as MVRKKKQPKKEQRPKFHIKKDDLVEVISGEEKGRRGRVLEIIPGKQQAIVEGINLVKKHQRARSQTKPSGIVSVPGPLHISNLVLICSKCGKKTKIKKDKIENKRVRLCKKCGEIIE
- a CDS encoding type Z 30S ribosomal protein S14 yields the protein MAKLCLINKAKKKPKFSTRRYNRCFRCGRARGYYRKFGLCRICLRELALKGELPGVRKATW
- a CDS encoding 50S ribosomal protein L5 — protein: MPRLKLYYEEQLRKSLMKELGYKNIYQVPALKKIVANAGIGEAVNDPKIIDIIRADMAKIFGQRPVPTKAKRPISNFKIRKGMTIGLKVTLRGARMYEFFDRFVNFAAPRIRDFRGFSRNSFDGRGSYNLGLTEQTIFPEIEYDKVKKVFGMDIAIVTTAEKDEDALALLEGLGMPFERKK